The proteins below come from a single Benincasa hispida cultivar B227 chromosome 4, ASM972705v1, whole genome shotgun sequence genomic window:
- the LOC120076854 gene encoding uncharacterized protein LOC120076854 yields MRWPAFKIGGLGLIAISYVSIDYLSHLSPAWHSRLQPALWSLLALAAVVRVPFYKHWSSEFRSAIPFLSSMLFMLAALLFEALSVRFVTAVLGLDWHSDASPLPDTGQWLLLASNEKLPHAVVEILRARIIGLHHFLMLFIMLAFSVLFDSVKAPGLGLGARYMFTMAIGRLLRAITFVSTILPSARPWCAYSRFRVPAYPHRWAQKYYVPYAEDADTIRQLINRDIAFADPGQILGDYRPDWGKMSFLLDFLRPTPSEGSSWYNLLKKAGGGCNDLVYSGHMLVAVLTAMAWTEAYGGLSSAVVWFFVIHSAQREIRERHHYSVDCVVAIYVGILLWKMTGFIWSAKDVVKRQRLAKLEKIQNKLVQAAKDADIDKVRELLKEIELTSQESNIEGNRGQSGVLWFFACATIFAALVIVLLAFTWTSDG; encoded by the exons ATGCGGTGGCCGGCCTTCAAGATCGGTGGGCTTGGCCTCATCGCCATATCATATGTCTCCATTGACTACCTCAGCCACCTCTCGCCAGCATGGCATTCCCGTCTTCAGCCAGCCCTCTGGTCCCTCCTTGCCCTTGCCGCCGTCGTTCGTGTTCCTTTCTACAAACACTGGTCCTCCGAGTTCCGTTCCGCCATTCCATTTCTCTCCTCCATGCTCTTTATGCTCGCGGCTCTGCTCTTCGAAGCCCTCTCCGTTCGATTCGTCACTGCCGTCCTCGGTCTCGACTGGCACAG TGACGCATCTCCTCTTCCTGATACTGGCCAATGGTTACTCTTGGCATCGAACGAGAAACTTCCTCATGCTGTCGTGGAGATATTGAGAGCTCGGATTATTGGATTGCACCACTTCCTGATGTTGTTCATTATGTTAGCATTCTCTGTGCTGTTTGACTCAGTAAAAGCTCCTGGACTTGGACTTGGTGCAAGGTATATGTTCACCATGGCAATCGGCCGACTTCTCAGGGCCATAACTTTTGTCTCTACAATTCTACCATCTGCAAGGCCATGGTGTGCTTATTCTCGATTCAGAGTCCCAGCATACCCTCATCGGTGGGCACAGAAGTACTATGTTCCTTATGCTGAAGATGCTGATACAATTCGCCAGTTGATAAATCGGGACATAGCTTTTG CTGATCCTGGACAGATTCTTGGTGACTACAGACCTGATTGGGGTAAAATGAGTTTCCTACTAGATTTTCTTCGACCAACACCCTCTGAAGGATCTTCCTGGTACAATTTGCTTAAGAAGGCTGGGGGTGGCTGCAATGACCTTGTATACAGTGGCCACATGCTTGTTGCCGTCCTCACTGCCATGGCCTGGACG GAGGCTTATGGAGGTCTTAGCTCGGCTGTTGTATGGTTTTTTGTAATACACAGTGCTCAGCGTGAAATACGAGAACGCCACCATTACTCTGTTGATTGTGTTGTTGCAATATATGTTGGCATCCTTTTATGGAAAATGACTGGCTTCATTTGGTCAGCTAAAGATGTCGTGAAACGTCAAAGGCTAGCGAagttggagaagattcaaaataaattagtGCAAGCTGCAAAAGATGCGGATATTGATAAGGTGAGAGAACTTCTAAAAGAAATAGAGTTAACTAGTCAAGAGAGCAACATTGAAGGCAATCGAGGCCAGAGCGGAGTGTTGTGGTTCTTCGCTTGTGCAACGATATTTGCTGCACTTGTTATTGTTCTTCTAGCCTTCACGTGGACAAGTGATGGTTAA